In bacterium, the DNA window CGATTGAGATCATCCATCAGGCCATCGAGCGAGTCATCGGACAAAAGGCGCATCCGGGCCGCGCTTTTGATCATCGCCATCAGCACCCCGGCGCGCACACCGTGACCGGAGACATCGGCGACGAAGGCGCCGACGCGTCCCTCCTTCTCCACCACATCCAACAGATCGCCGCCGACCTCGCTGGAGGAATCGGAGCGGCCATAGCACTGCAGACGGCCGATGCGCCGGTCGATGGGCGGCACCAGACGGGCATGGATCTGCTGGGCCAGACGGATTTCGGTCTGGAGGCGCATGGTCCGGGCGCCTTCGGTGCTGATAAAGGAGATGAAGAGCACATACCCCGCGACGAGCGCGGCAATCGTGATGAGCGCCAGGGGCCCATCGAATGAGTCATGCGGGACCATGCCGGGCAGAAAGTGGAACCAGCTCCGGAGCAGCGGCGGGGCCAGGAACGAAAACGGGATCACCACTGCGATGAACTTGCGATTGAGCGTGAAGGAGTAGGCCCAGCCGACGGCGACGATGCCGCTGAACACAAACCAGGTGACGACGCCGTACCAGGGCACGGGGCGTTCCATCGCCATGCAGTAAATCGAGCCCATCGCGCCGAAGATGCAGAAGATCGCCAGGTAAATCCGCAGCCGCGACCCGAGCGACAGCGAACCGAAGAACTCATCGGCGATGCGGGATTTGGGTGCGCTCATCGTGAGAAAAATGAGATAAGGAGTCCGGATTGTTGCCTGCCATATACGAGGTTAAACGCCGCGGGTTGCCCGATCAAGCCCTGATT includes these proteins:
- a CDS encoding PP2C family protein-serine/threonine phosphatase, whose product is MSAPKSRIADEFFGSLSLGSRLRIYLAIFCIFGAMGSIYCMAMERPVPWYGVVTWFVFSGIVAVGWAYSFTLNRKFIAVVIPFSFLAPPLLRSWFHFLPGMVPHDSFDGPLALITIAALVAGYVLFISFISTEGARTMRLQTEIRLAQQIHARLVPPIDRRIGRLQCYGRSDSSSEVGGDLLDVVEKEGRVGAFVADVSGHGVRAGVLMAMIKSAARMRLLSDDSLDGLMDDLNRVVMQVKEMDMFVTVACLQFDGTDTARFLLAGHPSILHFHRANGQITELESNYPPTGILANLRHTTSAVPFASGDIFVLLTDGFLEVENAAGEQFGQPRIEALIRENATRPLSDIFATILRAVRAHGPQDDDQTLLLIRVE